The genomic segment AAACGACACTAAAAATTAGCAAAAACAAACACCGGATCAGTAGTGCACAAAAAAAAACACCAAATTCATTCCAAACTTATATCAACATACTATACAATTTTGAACAAAAACATACATAGTAGTATAGTAGTTCGAGCATTATTAGCATAAGACAAGTCTGGTAAGTAAGATTGCTTGAATGTGATCTGTACAAACAATAACGCAATCAATCATGAATATTTCATCAAATCACACAATCATGtattttcttctccttcctttcccatatcttccttcttcttcttcttcttcttcttcttcttcttcactcaAGCACTGAATCCCTTCTGCAGTGAGCTCCAATGGTTCGAAGGCATGTTTACGCAAGCTTGTGCAGATGCCTCGGCCATCTGCTTCTCGTTCACTCCAGCGTTGCAGATGTTAGCGAAGGAACGCATGTGTTTCATGCCGTATTGGGACAGAGATCCACATTTTGACTCAAAAGTCCTCACCTACATACAAGGTCCAAGTATTGTAAGATTTGTTATGAAGGGTCAGTCAGAACTGGTATGTTTCAAAAGTGGGGTGAACATGATAAGATTAGAAGTACCATTGTCTTCAGACATTTCCAGTCATCAACTAGTGGAAGACCAGAAGGGCGAACAGCGTTGAGCACCGCTGGACCATTCTCGATTCCAAACAAGAGCTTCCCAACAAGTTTCACACTCTCATCTAAATGCATTCTATGTGACATTGCTTCAAGGAACTCTTTCTGGGCTTTGATCTTCCTTGGTGAGCCTTCAGGTGCCTTCCGGTACTGCAAAAGGTAGAACAAGAAGAAACCGAGTCAAAGGAAAGAAATATAGGTAGGACTGAAGAAGAAATACTAACCGAACTGAAAGACAATCAGAACATAATCCAAGAGCAAAACATGTATTAACTTGCAAAGTGAAAAAAATTACACCCTCATTCTTGCAAGACCAAAAAAGTATATACTTGCAAGCATAAGCAGGCAGAAAATGTCTAGATATGGGAATATGGGTTAGCAACCTCAAATATCTATGGCCAAAtggaatatatttatatatataatagcaCAAAGAGTAAAAAGGGTCAGTTGGCTAAATATACCACGCATACCCtagttttggaaagaaaaaaaagataaatatatatagatatagatatagcaCAAGGAGTAGGATGTAACCTTATCCCAGAAATGGACAAGGTCGGCATCACGCTGGTTAACAGCTTTTGTAGGCGGCCTCAAAGAGTTCTCATCCACATAAGTGTAATTTTCATTTGCGGGATTTGTACCAATATAATTGAAGAGACTGTCTTTGCTAATCACAATATCCCCATATTGCATCACATGAGACCCATAAGCAGAATTGTCACTGGATGTCCTCCTCTTAACCTGATAATACCAACAAAACACAATCACGTCACTTTGGCATCATCAATGATACTGAAAGAAAGGGCTTGTTGAATAGTCCACCATTTTCTTTCACTCTAGTAAATATATAGCATATCGATATGAAAAGCAATACTACATTTCCTCTGACAGCAAGCTTAGGAAGGAGTTCTCACCAGTTCATACTGCTGATGCAAAGTTTCCGTCCGCAGATTGTGTACGTCACTGCCCACAATATCAGATTGTTAATCTTCAGTCAGGAAAATATAAGTGATTAAACATGAGACAGAACCTTTTCCTTTTGTTAATATAGATTAAACAGATTCAGCTCTAACATAAAGTCATCATCCACTTCTAATACAACCAAATCCATCTAATCAATACACTTTAACTTCAAGGACAGATAACGGTGTATACATAATTTCATCATATGACAAAACTTATTTCTGTATAAATCATCTGTGCTTATGACCACTGTGTTATAAATCCAAGGATAAAACAAAATAAACCGAATACTAAGGGtctgtttggtattgttttctgttttcaaaattgtattatcagaaatgagaacagaaaactgtttttgtagttttcaaaaatcAAGAGGTGTtaggttaatgttttctaaaaataattttttagttttatttttttttaaatcttaaataaaaaattaacaaatatatttacaaagagaaaaatattttaaaagtttgtaataaataatgagataaaataatttgaaagaaaaaatgatgaaaaataagaagtgagaaaatttgagaacaacagaaaacaattttttcttattttcaaaattttctgttttttgtaactttgtttttaaaaattattttatgaaaacaataccaaacaactccacttgttttcaaaaaacaacttttagcttttaaaaacaaaaaacagttttctCAATATTACAATTGCAAATGCTTAAAATACCTGTCTTCCATCCAAGCAACACTGTACAAGTCGCCCAAACAGGTTTCATATTCTGGCGGAGGACTGGGATACTCTCCAGGGCAGTAAGTACCCCAACTGCTTTCCTCTGCATTTGAAGCAGTGGTTGCATAGATATTCAAACCCTCAGGGAGAATACCTTCGAAGATACTTCCAGATTCACAAGCCTCAAGATAAAATACCTGCAAAATTTATATTAGTCCTACTGCCAAAGCAtaaatttttttaccaaaattgatGCAAACAGCATCAGACATGCATCAAATAAGAATTAGTAACTTACCAAGCTTTCGTAGGTCCCTGAAGCATGCTTCTTTTTTAAAACTTCATTCAGATCATCGGCATAAAGGTAAGGATAGGTGGGCATTCctattaagaaaataaataaacaaataagaataagagaatatAAGTGCTGTCTTCATCATGCAACAGATCTGATCATACTGAATCGTGGGTCAAGTTAATATAATAACTGTGAACAAACATCCAGTCATACTTCAAACTTTCAAGGAGCCATTGTACTGTTTGTCATTAAATCTATAAGTCAGTACTAATACTGATACTGCTTAACACAAGAGCCACACAAATCTTAAATTGAAACTACTGCTTAAAACCAAGATGACAAATTGTAAAAATAGTCAGGTTGAACAAGACAATAAATCCCAGGCTTATAACTAAATACCATCTTTCGAAAATCATGTTAACGTTCAAAAATTTAAGGGAGGAGAAAAACAAAAGAGGCAAACAATACCATCAGTTTGATCTATAACCAACTAATAGAATAAGGAAGGTAAAAACAGGAACTAACAGAAGTTGATTTCATAGAATAGAGAACTACTAACCAAGAACTCCAGGACCACCATGATCAGAGTAGTAGACAAAGATATGATCATTTGGACCACTATCTACAACCTTCCCACTACCCCCTTGGATGGCAGTTTTATTTCCGAGTATAACCGCGAAAAAGTTATCAACAGTGACATCTTCACCAGTATAATCCTGTCAACACAAAATCTGCCATGTCAAGGATACAACAACAAGAAGAACAACAAATAGTTTAATTTAGAGGGCAAGAAAACTACCTTTGGAACTCCTTTATAGACATCATCCCCAAGTGGGTTGTTGATAATGACTCCAGGCCTTGGGTTCTCTTCATTCAAAGCAATATCATCATACATGAACACAACAATGTTTTCATCCTTTAACCCACCTTTCTTCAAGAGTTGGTAAGCATGGCATATGTCCGCCTGAAACGAAAAACCCAGATCACAAAATGAAGAATTAAACCGTGTTATGTGGTCTTTAAAGCACAAAAAACCATGAGTATCTCATATCCCATATATTTGGACAAAATTTAATTCTAAATAAAATCAACACACGTACTCATTAAAACCAAAAGCATAACTTTCCCACAACACTCAATTCATGCTCAGCTTCACAACAATCTCGACCTCTAAAATGTTTAAAAATCAACCTTACATACAGATTCTTCATAACCAATCCAAAACCCATTGaataaattctattttttttttctttcactaaagttaaaaaaaaatcccaaatAATTGGAGGAGTTAAGAAGTAAAAAGAGAAAGACCTGATGCCTGTAATTCCAATACCCATTCGAACCAGCAATCAGAACAGCCCATCTGGTCCCGACGGCATCAGCATCGTCGGCGGCAGCATTAGCAGGACGGAAAAATCTGGAAGCTTGGGAGGGCAATCGGAGAACATCTCCGACGAGATCCCGGCTACCGGAGGCGAAGGCAGAGAGAGCAAGAAAACAGAGGAGGAGGGTGGCGGTGGCGAACGGAGCCATGGCGATTTCCGGCGAAAGAGAGAAATGTGATCAGATAATGTTTGGTTGTGTTGGGATCAAAGtaaaaaatattccatatataaGGGAACTGAGTGGTCCCCACCATGAGACCCATCTTTGATTGGTGCTTTTATCAACAAATCACAGCCGTACACGTCAGCAAGTCGTGCGATTGATTTGAATCGCCCGAAGCTTCGCTTTCATTTTGATGATCATAATGTAATCTGAAATTATTTTGGTTGTTTATTG from the Humulus lupulus chromosome X, drHumLupu1.1, whole genome shotgun sequence genome contains:
- the LOC133804917 gene encoding vacuolar-processing enzyme-like — encoded protein: MAPFATATLLLCFLALSAFASGSRDLVGDVLRLPSQASRFFRPANAAADDADAVGTRWAVLIAGSNGYWNYRHQADICHAYQLLKKGGLKDENIVVFMYDDIALNEENPRPGVIINNPLGDDVYKGVPKDYTGEDVTVDNFFAVILGNKTAIQGGSGKVVDSGPNDHIFVYYSDHGGPGVLGMPTYPYLYADDLNEVLKKKHASGTYESLVFYLEACESGSIFEGILPEGLNIYATTASNAEESSWGTYCPGEYPSPPPEYETCLGDLYSVAWMEDSDVHNLRTETLHQQYELVKRRTSSDNSAYGSHVMQYGDIVISKDSLFNYIGTNPANENYTYVDENSLRPPTKAVNQRDADLVHFWDKYRKAPEGSPRKIKAQKEFLEAMSHRMHLDESVKLVGKLLFGIENGPAVLNAVRPSGLPLVDDWKCLKTMVRTFESKCGSLSQYGMKHMRSFANICNAGVNEKQMAEASAQACVNMPSNHWSSLQKGFSA